TAATATCCTATTTGAGCTctcagaaaaataaaataaattaatgcTTATAAGTTTCAACAGATCACCAAGAAAACGAAATTACAAGGATCTacagaaagaagaaaaaaagtcaCTAATTGTCAGGCAACGATCATGGATCATGGTCTCACATGCACAGGAATTTTTGCGGAGTTGTCACAATCTAGCTGAATCAAACATGTTTTtagtgattgttatatacactatagggGCTTATATCATCatcctgtaaatatatgatacCTTATCTTTCAggtataaatatcaaataatggTATATAAATGTTGTTAATTTCCATGAAAGTAAAAGGACAAAGAAAAAGATTCTTAACTTCAATCATTCTTACCAATGTATAACTCTGGGAACAGTTTCCATTTTGTTGAACTCTTTCCTTGACCTCAACCTTCTCAAAAATGGCGGCTTGTGAACAGTAACCAAGGTGATTGTTCTCTGGAGGAGAATTGCCTATGCCTGTGTACTGGACTTTGTAGCCATGGAGACCGGCTTGTAAGTTACCCCTAGatacaataaatgtacatgCAAGGTCAATCATTATGATTTGGACATATGAAGTTACCAGAAAACAATAGTTTTTATCTTATTCTGTTTTGGAAATacaggtcaaaatgtaggtcagagtgacctaattttgataTAGCAAACTGATGTTCCTTGATGAATTCATGGCCAAAGTATGAAGTTGGGGACAAGTAGTGTATGAGATAGAGCCCAGGCAAACCTTTAGTGCAGAAGGATGGAAGGACGGATGGATGGAAGGACGGAGGGATGCAACACAATCTTATAGTCCCAATCAGTTGACAGTGGGGGACTAATAAGCCCAAAAACTTCTGATATTGCCCTGTGCCGTATAATCTTTTTTGTAGAAGTcgaaaaattaatttataatttcaattgttttttttaaaatggatCAACAGATTAAATCACATTTCTATTGTCCAATTCACTGTATCAGTAACAGGTACACTCACCAACTCTGAAACTCTGTTCTTGTCCACTCAAATTTGTGGTCATAATGTCTGAATTTCTGACCATTGTCAGGGAACAACTGGTTAAACTCATAGTTTGGTGTTGTCACAATGATAATCCGGGGTTGGAGTTCATGGAAGACCATATGACACACTTTCTGAAGGTCATCTGGATATAAATGTTCaatactggaaaataaacatATTCGAATTTAAAAGCAATAAATTCCCTCAAACtgattgatttcattttttcttttttagtcgaattatcattttctttgaaatGGAGAGTGAGATGGTATTATTGTGGAAGTGTTGAGTATCTGTGTCAGACCACTCAAAAGGTAGTTTATCCTGTTTCTAACTCACACTGTGGTACTGTTGAATATGTTTTTGTCTAAGTACAACTGagccgttttcgtttttgcgcTCTAAACGGATGGACCAGTTACACttgtgttgttcgtttatgaaataaagacggacctgatgattttatattattttcagacgagccttgacaaagactcccaaggcctgtattaacatttgcaggtccgtcaagaaatatatttgaaatattacattaaaaaactgacgaaccggtttgtccgcataaacgaacaggcccctgCACTCAGCAGCTACAAGAcgcaagggagataactctccaaatatttcaataaagtactcaaatgacaaaaaaatatttaaaataccAGGGATTTTTAAGATGTTTAATTGCTTAAGGCAGAAACAAAATGAGATCATGGCTGACTTACAACTCGACCATGCTGACAGCATCGTATCCCAGAATCCTCGGGTCCAGTACTGTAGCATCTCCATGGAAGATCTGTATGGTGAGTGGATGTTTACGTTTGTCCAAAAATTGGTATATGGCTGGttttatgttgtatttatatgcTTGTAACAATGGCTTGTCCATATCTACCAAAGCAATCTTCTGGACAGAGGCAATGTCAGATAAAAATCTGGAGAGTTGACATTCAGCGCAGCCAAAATCTACAACCTGGAAAAAAGGAATTTGTATATCATTACTACATTAAGATTGCATACTGCCTGGGTACATACATCCATAgatctaatacatgtactttgaaaCTGTAAATTAATTACCCTTTTTTATTCTTcctcaatttcatttattttcaaactaCTAACAAGCTATCAACCTGTAATCATTCCTCaataaattaagaaaattttcaaagtttgacatataaatacattttgtagattTCAATTATGTAAGATTTACTGCTTTCTATCTCTCAATATGTCATATCACCACTGagacaataaacaaacaattatatatGTTCTACTTACACTTTGTACATTTAGAGAGTTGAGTTTATCTGCCACAAAACTGTATCTCTGTATGTAGAGAGGTGGATCAAACATAGGGCCATCCAATCTGTTCTCATCCTCACACATGGGTGCTTCCACCGCATCAGTTTCATTTTCCTCTTTGTGTTCAGTGTCTGTTTCGCAGACATTCTGCaggattgtttttgtttgagaGCTGTCAATCATAGTGTCATATCTTTGGGCTGGAAGTGTATGATCATTACCCCCAGAGTCAATATCAGGAAACTTTTTACCACACTCTGTATCGAAATTTAGAAACTCTTCTCCATCTACAGATGATCCTAAATGGAAATCATTTAGTTTTTCTCCTTCGTTGTCCACATTCACATCCTGATGTTGGTTTGTTGTTAATTGAATTGCATTCCAAAAACTATTTAGAATAGATCCCATTTATAAATAGACGCTTTCCTTCCAATAATTTGCCCTCTCACAACTGAAAccaatacatatgtacaatctGATACGTTACTCAAAGAAATACAATTTGCAATGTATTCTGGTAATCATGATTTAATGTGACAAGAtatatctgataatatttataaatgatattttcaatgATAAAATTTGCTTTATTAACATCTAAGCATGTCAGATGAGTACTGATAGTTTatagaaagaaaacaaatctgTAAAACCATAATATGAGTTATCGCCCCTGATAGGCTAATCTCGATCAAAATAACTGTATATGGCTAATATTATGGATCACTTAACACCATTTTACACTTGCAAGCAAAATTTATGCgtaaatacatataatacacaCGAATACATTGCACTGTGTGCGATTTCTTTACTAATAAAGATGTTTAAATTGCTCCGAATTGCACAGTAACAATAACGTAGGACACCCCTACTGCTGTGCACGTGTTTCCTAGTCTCGTTTTAGACAGTAAAAAGATTGTGAACATAATTCAATAATCACCAAGTACCATTTGGATTAATTTACACGTGCAAAATGCAACAATGTCCTTTCAAAACTGTCACTTAGTTCTGAGCTATGGCAAACCGAAACCTACCTTCTTTGGCTCGAGATTACTTTATTGATTTAGAGTGACGCCCCTTTGCAAGAAAAACTTCCTGTTTACATGTTTCTATGCTATTTGGAACAACCATGGAGTAGACCGATATCTGTTGGTAAAATGACAACTTCCTAACTGTTATCACAGCGTAAATATGTATGTCCAGTTAAGACAGACAGAAGACGATTTTCCTCTCGACAAATCTGATGACACACGTGAGAAAGCGTGGTAAATTGGGCTTGTATACATATGGTTGGTTTTCTGTTTTCTTAACAGCTTGCGTTAACGTTATTGTAGTATTCACATTCTTGAAGtcgtttgtaatatttttatgttgGATGTGTGGTGATTTCATAATGATTTACCGATGTAGATGTTAATTTGTTGGTAGTGTTAATCATAACTCTGTTGGTAGCTAGATTTGTGTGCAGTTCCCAAGAACAACAAATGCAaaactagcccgagtttcctctggccctgacaccatgtctgttGTAGGGGACAGAGGAAACTCGGTTTAGTGCACTTTTGGGTACGGAGATCAGGTCCATGTATATTTACCCAGACCCCTGTTGTATCAAAAACATTTCCAAATGTACTTAATTTCTgcaagtatttaaaaaaatgtatgtacatttactgtatacataatgatactgaagTGCACATTATTAGGTAAAGtgaaaaattatgatttttaagTACTACTGGTTTATGATGTGCATTGATACACAagtttatatatgtttacaagtTTTAAAATACTGATTACCAGTAACAATGTTACACTGAGAAAGCCAAATCAAGTCACTTGTACACGATAAACGAGTCAGCGCAGTTTCTGCTCACGAGCGGTGATATACACATTCTTGTAGAACCAACTGAATTGTAATGTTTACGTTTTACGCTGATTTAGACTTTTAAAAAACAGGAGTGCGGACATTTCTAATTTTCTTAATTGAGGGAAAGTCTtagttttatgatatatcttaaaaaaatattgcatcTGATAATATTTCCCCAACAGTAATTTTTAAAGTTATAGTTGCTTTAACATTATACTTTTCTGTAACTGTTGATTGACAGGCAAGATCATGTCAGAAAATCAAGCTGCTGATGGAGGTACCACTCGGGGAAAGAGCAGTCTTTGGGTACGCCTCCGCAAGCGGCTTCAGCGCCGTGGGGTTGTGGAGGTCGACATCGACCACCACAGATACAAAATGCTCAACTGTATCCGAGAGGGCATTCGTAACGTCCTACTCAAACATCCAGGATTGGCACCAAAGGTAAGAAGTTTTCAACTCCTTCGTGTAGAAAACACATTATGAAATGCAtgttgtgaaaataaatgaattattaaatgaaaatgaaaagatcagtaaaaaagttttttttcaacctttcaaaaaaatatacatgtatttcttaaaaaataGAATCAGAATCGTGGTATATTATGCTAAATTGTACACTTCTCCAAATTGAAAAGTTCtctaaaaacataatttatagGCTGGACATTGGTATATTAACATTTCATTGAAACAAAGTATTGTTGGAAATATTGCTACATTTGTCCATATGACTGGGGCGGCAGTGGCCAAGTGGttaggtgtcccaacactttttCAAAAGCCCTCAACCTCTTGGTtgagagttcgaaacccatgtagGGCAGTTGCCTAGTACTAACCGTAGGCCAGTGATTTTTCTCTGGGcgctccggctttcctccacctccaaaaccttgcatgtccttaaatgaccctggctgttaaaataggattttaaacaaaacaaaccaatccaAACATATAACACATTCTAGTTCCCTATTCCATTATATCACCTCTTTAAGCAATCTTTTCCAACTAGGACCCACCCCACTAACTTTACACCTCCATGCTGCATATCTCTTTATGCAATTATTTACAGAATACATCAGTATTACCTTCTAGACTCTGTCCTACATttaaacatgaaaatgaaaacacttGATCCCATTTACGCTATACTTTCCACATAGTGTCAAATTCTATCCCCTCAAAGGTTCCATCCTATACTGAAACCTTGTTTTTCATCCTCTCCAAAAATTGTCCCTCTCCAGTTCTTTCCATTGCCATCTCAGAAGCCTTATTTTTCATCCTCTCCAAGAATTGCCCCTCTCCAATTCTTTCCATTGCCATCTACAgtgatatcttttttttttacacaggACAAGTTAACTCCAGACGACTATACGCACCAAGCAGAGGAATTGTTTGTGACCAAGAAAGGAAAGGTACATGCTGCATAGTGTCAAACCTTTAATGTAGTGAAGTTAACCTTTAACCTTCTATCAGGGATTTATACTTCCATATTTCTGTGTGTGTATTTTCTGTTATTTTCTAAATCTTAAATTCCTCTTAATGTTAAGTGGATAGAGTATAATTCTCCATAGACGATTACAAAGTGACAAGTTTATTGACCGATCAATTTCTGCATGTAAAGTAACTGTGAATATACTAACTTTACTTGCTTAGAAATGTTCAACAGAAAGTCTGTTGGTGACTGAAGGTGAAAAACAACACAATCGTCTTGTTACAACGTTCTCATTTTCATCACTGATGAATGATGGGAAGTTCTCTCTTCTTTTGCAGAATTGCTTGACTTCAAGATCTATATCATCCTTCTAATGGTATGATTTTTCTGTCTCCACTAAAGTTATGATTTCTGTGTCTCCACCTAGTTAATCAATTCTGTGTCACTACCTCGGGTATGATTTCAGTGTCACCACCTAGGTCAAATTGGCTATGATTTCTGGGTTACCACCTTGGgtatgatttctgtgtcaccacaTACAGATAGGATTTCTGTGTTACCACCTAGGTCGGTAGGAtatgatttctgtgtcaccactTCAGGTATGATTTCTATGTCACCACCTCGGgtatgatttctgtgtcaccGCCTCGGgtatgatttctgtgtcaccaccttgattatgatttctgtgtcaccacttagggtatgatttctgtgTCTCCACTTCGGGTAATATATCTGTGTCACCACCTTGATtatgatttctgtgtcaccacctagggtatgattCCTGTGTCACCACCTAGGGTATAATATCTATGTCACCACCTCAGTtatgatttctgtgtcaccacctagggtatgattCCTGTGTCACCACCTAGGGTATAATATCTGTGTCACCACCTCGGTtatgatttctgtgtcaccacctagggtatgattCCTGTgtcaccacctagggtatgattCCTGTGTCACCACCTCGGGTATAATATCTATGTCACCACCTAGGGTAAAATATCTGTGTCACCACCTACAGTATGATTGCTGTGTCACCACCTACAGTATGATTGCTGTGTCACCACCTAGGGCatgatttctgtgtcaccacctagggtatgatttctggGTCACCACCTCAGAtatgatttctgtgtcaccacctagggtatgatttctgtgtcaccacctcgggtatgatttctgtgtcaccCCCTCGGgtatgatttctgtgtcaccactTCAGGTATGATTTCTGTGCCACCACCTCGAGTATGATTTCTGTTTCACCACCTCAGgtatgatttctgtgtcaccacctctggtatgatttctgtgtcacGACATACAGATAGGATTTCTGTGTTACCACCTAGGTCAGTAGGAtatgatttctgtgtcaccactTCAGGTATGATTTCTGTTTCACCACCTCAGgtatgatttctgtgtcaccacctCAGGTATTatttctgtgtcaccacctagggtatgatttctgtgtcaccacaTACAGATAGGATTTCTGTGTTACCACCTAGGTCAGTAGGAtatgatttctgtgtcaccacctcgggtatgatttctgtgtcaccacctcaggtatgatatctgtgtCACCACCTCAGGTATCatttctgtgtcaccacctcggttatgatttctgtgtcaccacctAGAGTATAATATCTGTGTCACCACCTCGGgtatgatttctgtgtcaccccctagggtatgatttctgtgtcaccaACTCGGGTATAATATCTATGTCACCACCTAGGTtatgatttctgtgtcaccacctCGGGTATAATATCTGTGTCACCACCTCGGgtatgatttctgtgtcaccCCCTCGGgtatgatttctgtgtcaccacaTACAGATAGGATTAATGTGTTACCACCTAGGTCGGTAGGATATGAATTCTGTGTCACCACTTCGGgtatgatttctgtgtcaccacctcgagtatgatttctgtgtcaccacctcgggtatgatttctgtgtcaccacctaggttatgatttctgtgtcaccacctcgggtatgatttctgtgtcaccacctcgggtatgatttctgtgtcaccacctctggtatgatttctgtgtcaccacaTACAGATAGGATTTCTGTGTTACCACCTAGGTCAGTAGGAtatgatttctgtgtcaccactTCAGGTATGATTTCTGTGCCACCACTTCGAGTATGATTTCTGTTTCACCACCTCAAGTATTatttctgtgtcaccacctagggtatgatttctgtgtcaccacctcgggtatgatttctgtgtcaccacctCTGGTATGATTCCTGTGTCACCACATACACATAGGATTTCTGTGTTGCCACCTAGGTCAGTAGGAtatgatttctgtgtcaccactTCAGGTATGATTTCTGTTTCACCACCTCAGgtatgatttctgtgtcaccacctCAAGTATTatttctgtgtcaccacctagggtatgatttctgtgtcacTACATACAGATAGGATTTCTGTGTTACCACCTCGGgtatgatttctgtgtcaccacctcaagtatgatttctgtgtcaccacctCAGGTATTatttctgtgtcaccacctcggttatgatttctgtgtcaccacctcgggtatgatttctgtgtcaccacctCGGGTATGATTTTTGTGTCACCACCTCGGgtatgatttctgtgtcaccacctAGAGTATAATATCTGTGTCACCACCTTGATTATGATTTCTGTGTTACCACCTTGAGTATAATATCTGTGTCACCACCTCGGgtatgatttctgtgtcaccacctCAGGTATTatttctgtgtcaccacctagggtatgatttctgtgtcaccacctAGAGTATAATATCTATGTCACCACCTCGGgtatgatttctgtgtcaccacctagggtatgatttctgtgtcaccacctcgggtatgatttctgtgtcaccacctAGAGTATAATATCTATGTCACCACCTCAGGTATTatttctgtgtcaccacctagggtatgatttctgtgtcaccacttcgggtatgatttctgtgtcaccacctcgggtatgatttctgtgtcaccacctCGGGTATGATTTCTGTGTCATCACCTCGGgtatgatttctgtgtcaccacctCGGGTATGATTGCTGTGTCACCACCTCGGGTATGATTTTTGTGTCACCACCTCGGgtatgatttctgtgtcaccacctCGGGTATAATATCTGTGTCACCACCTCCGGTATGATTTCAGTGTCACCACCTATAGTATAATATCTGTgtcaccacctagggtatgattCCTGTGTCACCACCTAGGTTATGATTCCTGTgtcaccacctagggtatgatttctgtgtcaccacctcctgtatgatttctgtgtcaccacaTACAGATAGGATTTATGTGTTACCACCTAGGTCAGTAGGAtatgatttctgtgtcaccacttcaggtatgatttctgtgtcaccacttgaggtatgatttctgtgtcaccacaTACAGATAGCATTTATGTGTTACCACCTAGGTCAGTAGGAtatgatttctgtgtcaccaccttgagtatgatttctgtgtcaccacctcgggtatgatttctgtgtcaccacctCGGGTATGATTTTTGTGTCACCACCTCCAGTATAATATCTGTGTCACCACCTCGGTTATGATTCCTGTGTCACCACCTTGGTtatgatttctgtgtcaccaccCAGGGTATGATTCCTGTGTTACCACCTAGGGTATAATATCTGTGTCACAACCTCAGgtatgatttctgtgtcaccacctcaggtatgatttctgtgtcaccacctAGGGTATAATATCTATGTCACCACCTAGATtatgatttctgtgtcaccacctcgggtatgatttctgtgtcacc
The window above is part of the Pecten maximus chromosome 2, xPecMax1.1, whole genome shotgun sequence genome. Proteins encoded here:
- the LOC117322036 gene encoding small RNA 2'-O-methyltransferase-like, which codes for MGSILNSFWNAIQLTTNQHQDVNVDNEGEKLNDFHLGSSVDGEEFLNFDTECGKKFPDIDSGGNDHTLPAQRYDTMIDSSQTKTILQNVCETDTEHKEENETDAVEAPMCEDENRLDGPMFDPPLYIQRYSFVADKLNSLNVQSVVDFGCAECQLSRFLSDIASVQKIALVDMDKPLLQAYKYNIKPAIYQFLDKRKHPLTIQIFHGDATVLDPRILGYDAVSMVEFIEHLYPDDLQKVCHMVFHELQPRIIIVTTPNYEFNQLFPDNGQKFRHYDHKFEWTRTEFQSWGNLQAGLHGYKVQYTGIGNSPPENNHLGYCSQAAIFEKVEVKERVQQNGNCSQSYTLIAEAVYPYKNEEDALSPKEALSMEAKYDIRELLKGDNYSELEPDKVVILLTELMRYKKLAKMCENNNAVLRDHFIDNDFVLTEDHSGIIVCPTDYFETERFHCDDYDEDDDCDFDGLVSSESGVVIESVSPEESWD